The genome window CGCAACGCCCTGCGAATGATGCAGAGCCTGATGTTGCGCCACAATTTATCTCGCGAAGACATCACCGAAGACGACAACATCGAGAGCGTTTCATACACACGGATGGCTTGCCCGGTGAACGGACGACGAGCCTGCGGATGGGAAAAATCGCTTGCCGCTTATGTCACGGAAGAAATCTTCCCGATGGTGCAGTGGTACTACGGACGCAAACAAAACCGAACGTTGTTTTGGTTCTACGGACCGGTCGATGACGTGCAAAACTGTCTCCTGCTGTTTCGCGAGCTGTTGCTCACCATCGCGACGGCGGCTCACCTGCAATACGGCGGGCATTCCCGTGGCAGCGGAGCCTCCTACGCCGAGGGCTACGTTCGCGGAATGCCCCAGCAGGTGACACAAACCCCAAACACCATGGCGGAAGACCAAGCGTTCAGCCAATCCGCGCTGATTCACGCTCGAACGCTGGCGGTCCAACAAGCCGCGGTGGATTGGCTGAAACTTGAATGCGGCATTGCCTTGGTGATGTCCCGAGGCAGCGGCCGCGACCAACACGATCCCGACGCCGCCAACCGCGGAAAGCGTCACGGTTCCAAACACGACCTCTCCACCGTCAACGGCCGCAAACGCCTCGGCCACAGCTAAAAGGTGTCAGGTACCTTTTTGGAAACTTAGGCAATCACAAACCACCTATTCCCCCAAAAAGGTACCTGACACCTTTTTCGCCCTTGGGGCGTCCGCCAGAACCACCACTCCCTCAGGGCAATTCGCCATGAAAATCTTCACTCACGTCACTCTGATTCTCGTTGCCGGAATTGCTCTCGGGCTGTTCGCACGCCAGCTCCGCCGATCCGCCGCTCCAGCGGATGGGCCGGGTGAGGGCGAGGTGATTTATGGCAACGACAACGCGGTGGTCGATAACGCGACGCTTCGGCCGGAAGACATTGCCAACGACACCCCCACCAAACCACCGGAAGACGTCGCATGGCTCAGTGAATTTGAACTGCTCGAACGCAGCGGCGAGATGGTCTCCACCGATGACCTGAAGGGCGCACCCTATGTCGTCAGCTTCTTCTTCAGCACTTGCCCCAGCATTTGCGTTTCTCAGAACCAGAAACTGAAGGAGCTGCAGGACGAGTTTGCGGGGCGTGGCGTTCGCTTCGTCGCGATTTCGGTTGATCCCGAAACGGACACGCCGGAAGTCCTTCAAGAGTACGCGGCGCGGTTCGGTGCCGATCCAGACCAGTGGTTGTTCTTGACCGGCGACCTGAATTACATCCGCCGGATCGGGGCGGAAATTTTCCAGCAACCAGTCAACAAACAATTTCATACCGAACGTTTTGTGCTGGTCGATGCCGACGGAAAAATCGAGGGCTTCTACAACTGGCCTGAAAAACGTCAACTGGAGGAATTGAAAGCGAGCATCGAATCCATGCTCCAGGAAGAAGCCTCCTCGAAGAAGTCTTGATTCATGTGGGATACACTGGCGGCCAATTTGCCGCACCTCAACGCGGCCTTGAATTTGATCGCCACGATCTTTCTGGCCCTCGGTCTGTACTACATCAAGAACGGACGGGCGAAGATTCACAAGCAAATGATGCTCCGCGCGTTTGGCGTCAGCATGCTGTTTCTGCTGTGCTACCTGTTCCACAAATTCGCGTTGTATCAATCGACGGGCGAGTTCAACCGGCGGTTTCCAGCGGACGCTCCCGATGCGGCTCGGTACACGTACCTGTCGATTCTGATCCCGCACATTTTACTGGCCATCGCCGTGCCCTTTTTGGCCCTCCGAGCGATTTACTTGGCCAAGAATGGCCGCATCGTGGCTCACAAGAAGCTGGTGCGGTTTGCGTATCCGATTTGGATGTACGTATCGGTCACCGGCGTACTGGTTTACTTGATGCTTTACCAACTGTACGCATGACAATCTGAAACAAAGATTGCCGCGAACGTTGGTGCGGCAATTGCGTACACAAGAGAGTGGCGCAGCGAGTGCCTGCCCAATTGGCCTTCTGCCATTGAAAACACGAGTTTTCGGATGCCAGAACGGCTGATTCTCGGTGATGGAGCATCTCTTTCTGACAAGAGAGCCCAAGCCGATTGCGTTTGCTATCGATGTTTTCAAGGAACCTGCCTTCGATGGGTATCTACTTCCTGTTTGTTTTGCCTCCGTTCTTGCTGGGTTTGTACGCTCAGTGGAAGGTGAAATCGTCGTTTGCGGCGATGGCGAAAGTGCCGGCGCGCATGTCGGGTGCCGAAGCAGCTCGCCGAATGCTGGACCGAGCCGGATTGCAATCGATCGGGATCGAACGCGTGGCGGGCAAATTATCGGACCACTACGATCCGCGAGCCAAAGTCTTGCGGCTCAGCGAGGACGTTTACTCGGGCCGATCCATGGCTGCGCTCGGCGTGGCGTGCCACGAAGCCGGGCACGCATTCCAGGACGCTCAACACTACGCGCCCTTGGTCGTTCGCAACATTGCCGTTCCCGCCGCCAATTTTGGCAGCGGAATCGGTGCGACGTTGTTGTTCATCGGTGCGATCATGTCATTCCAACCGTTGATGTGGATCGGCGTGATTCTGTTCTCGGCCGTCGTGTTTTTTCAGGTTGTCAATTTGCCGGTGGAATTCAATGCATCCAGCCGTGCTCGAGAACACCTGGTCGAGTATGGTTTGATCACGGCGCAGGAAGAACGCTATGTCGCAAAGGTTCTGAACGCTGCCGCGTTGACTTACGTTGCCGCGACATTGCAATCCATCATGACGCTGGCATATTACCTCCTGATTCTCACCAGTGGCCGACGCAGTGATTGACCCTTCTGACTACTTTGCTGCCTTGGATGCCCCCGAAACGTTGGCAACCAAGGCGGATGGTCCCGACGGTAAACTTCCGCTTTCCGATGAGATCCTGCGATCCTGGACCAGCGGTGACCTGTTTGGACTGACTCAAAGTGTCGGAATGGGATTCGACCCCCGCCGAGTCCTCGGCGATCAGTACTTGATCCTCAGCACCCAAGGCGGCGTGCGCAACCCAGACGGCACCCCTCAAGCCCTTGGCTATCACACCGGGCACTGGGAAGTCGGCCTGCTGGGCCAAGCCGCCGCGGAACAAATCGAACGCGACGGCGGAGTCCCCTTTGCTGCCTTTGTCAGCGACCCGTGTGATGGCCGGACACAAGGCACACACGGCATGTTTGATTCGTTGCCGTATCGCAACGACGCCGCGATCGTGATGCGTCGTTTGATCCGGTCGCTGCCAAGACGCAAAGGCGTGATTGGAATCGCGACCTGCGACAAGGGTTTGCC of Rhodopirellula islandica contains these proteins:
- a CDS encoding DUF2786 domain-containing protein; translated protein: MEFIWNDGGRSSAGFVGLAGDCVTRAIAIATGTNYRDVYQTLGKSANKTVRNGVCSSVADDYLRANQWHRRSGDDQAFDAESLPRGVVIVHLEKRDSRRGGHFSCLIDHQIHDTWNPMDDGDYVVVNHWTYAGAPTESTLPAIGPQRQQDSEQVLTQNEFEKILRRLRALDTTASNHASTEGEKRNALRMMQSLMLRHNLSREDITEDDNIESVSYTRMACPVNGRRACGWEKSLAAYVTEEIFPMVQWYYGRKQNRTLFWFYGPVDDVQNCLLLFRELLLTIATAAHLQYGGHSRGSGASYAEGYVRGMPQQVTQTPNTMAEDQAFSQSALIHARTLAVQQAAVDWLKLECGIALVMSRGSGRDQHDPDAANRGKRHGSKHDLSTVNGRKRLGHS
- a CDS encoding SCO family protein produces the protein MKIFTHVTLILVAGIALGLFARQLRRSAAPADGPGEGEVIYGNDNAVVDNATLRPEDIANDTPTKPPEDVAWLSEFELLERSGEMVSTDDLKGAPYVVSFFFSTCPSICVSQNQKLKELQDEFAGRGVRFVAISVDPETDTPEVLQEYAARFGADPDQWLFLTGDLNYIRRIGAEIFQQPVNKQFHTERFVLVDADGKIEGFYNWPEKRQLEELKASIESMLQEEASSKKS
- a CDS encoding DUF420 domain-containing protein, which translates into the protein MWDTLAANLPHLNAALNLIATIFLALGLYYIKNGRAKIHKQMMLRAFGVSMLFLLCYLFHKFALYQSTGEFNRRFPADAPDAARYTYLSILIPHILLAIAVPFLALRAIYLAKNGRIVAHKKLVRFAYPIWMYVSVTGVLVYLMLYQLYA
- a CDS encoding zinc metallopeptidase, with product MGIYFLFVLPPFLLGLYAQWKVKSSFAAMAKVPARMSGAEAARRMLDRAGLQSIGIERVAGKLSDHYDPRAKVLRLSEDVYSGRSMAALGVACHEAGHAFQDAQHYAPLVVRNIAVPAANFGSGIGATLLFIGAIMSFQPLMWIGVILFSAVVFFQVVNLPVEFNASSRAREHLVEYGLITAQEERYVAKVLNAAALTYVAATLQSIMTLAYYLLILTSGRRSD